The Triplophysa rosa linkage group LG25, Trosa_1v2, whole genome shotgun sequence genome window below encodes:
- the frem1b gene encoding FRAS1-related extracellular matrix protein 1b isoform X2, protein MNTKPPGDISPNIVFCVAQKKESYTGRHTGTPCPGNKACDHNTSEVEFLKTDCAAFLTSGLKYQHLSPPSPEIDYVPIRVEFRDQSSRALLETENIWLPVLIQGAMQNQPPHAAFMSMFILEVDQFILTPMTTAALDAKDDETPQAQLIFNVTKPPAEGYITHLDDHTKVASSFSWQDLNEMKIAYQPPNSSYTARRNYEVEFEAIDGSFAASSPILMHISIRTAETNSPRVSWNMGLDLLEGQSRPITWENLQIVDNDNIDAVTLIAMDGPLNGHLSVRGGKGFMFKVKDLREGVVVYHHSDSDTTRDYIVFRITDGRHSIRHKFPIYVLPKDDTPPFLINNVAFEVQEGGSVRVEEYMLMASDLDSSDDYIQYQLITLPRAGQLVKKTSRHEPGVPVKSFLQRDLFQGLIYYRHLGEEVFEDSFDFILSDARMPPNLSDRHTVVIHVFPVKDQLPVEVSGTVRSITVKETEVVYITQSQLHFRDTENPDTDLMYVITRPCFSPGNTRLSDAGRLFYTDSTNAMKKDAMVPVLKSFTQHAVNHHKVGYMPPIEDIGPDPLFVQFAFSVSDQQGGALTGLTFNITVTPVDNQAPQMFTNLLRVEEGGGSFLMGEHLLVQDVDSSEDQLRVHVKTQPQHGRLELQGTTLMEGDGFSLQDLKALRVRYIHDDSETLKDSIGLTITDGINSANGELLVQILPVNDEPPKLGSDLRAELSCKEGGRVQITVEYISATDEDSEDTRLTYMLARTPAHGVLQRNGVTVDKFSQLDVLNGLIFYLHTGGEIGPDPVSDTVTLIVSDGEAGIMDGCCPEDALPPPVPLHGTLPVYDLNITVVPVNNQIPAITLGGMFLVDEGSSACLCGGVLEATDPDSHPDQLIFHLVTPPQYGFLENVLPSPGFEKSNAGLRVVSFSQLHLSSGFINYVQSLNHGVEPTADFFTISVSDEIQRSAPLPFYIIINPTNDEVPSLLLGNFSVMEGGMKDLSPDILNVVDVDIPVETLTITILVPPAHGTLLNGIYGLEMSRYKSLSPEDLNRTLAVLSFTIQELQQGMKIMYMHDDTETLKDTFTIQLTDGGHTVQRTACVRIIPVNDEKPRLLKNAGVDVQTLEKKVISSVVLEAEDHDTPDNQLYFILNAGPRFGLLQLLTEEGWIDLSPGQNFTQEDVEMNRLRYTHTKIVGFKGHDRLHFVLSDGENTSPPQTFFILVRIVQKGDIALITKPVTLMEGERVTLTTDILMATDSGSASDELIYTVSVLPAHGHLHMVQTPGVPVFSFTQMDVAANRMCYTHDNSRFADRDSFSFVVTNGVTSRSGSVLFIVEHSDRIPPTLNINKGLLLTEGTVKIISHEHLKLNDPDTVLDNLTYIVTQGPRYGKLLWRGFPLSKPRFTQADINNMDLAYHHLNGRAKIDRFTFQPTDGSNTGYLEYGQLKREPAVFTIQIEILDKTPPNIVNKGIPSAVESIQDGKQGIYITSKELQATDPDSPDDTLEFTILRPPHFGYFENALTGAYIKGRFTQKDVNQKAVRYVVPVDMEVTSDSFEFQITDPAGNTMLPEVMELRWSRVELSASCYRVCENAGTLGVQVVRSGNSVDPAYVGIQVEEGTAKVGKDFTHSSASLIQFDPGVHVKMWNIHLKDDGLEENHEKFEVILKAPKNAVLGQRNKATVEIVDPRNGRCNQDDLIVEEDDTEHPFLSPPNVQEPEPALVEEFTPDPRTRIFSDNYPQRGDVPYRTQFSHFGEGEAWEQLRILGRNRHRVHLPEVDNRNQERVWTFHGLFPVRREEKAPIPRVHSELEITPIWSWSGYSADSESVETPQRDSASFAMNSGVQQHKSQKSVSIGCPNGWTHHRRNCYILGPGIASWSSAQHACMLFESHLTSVHSKTDMKWMWKFAGKQAYWIGLTGSHEKWSWTDGRPLTFSKLKKGPGTNHQDPNSLTATCVLVQSQKMWIPKSCINGSEHRYICSAPAQIS, encoded by the exons atgaacacaaaacctcctggagacatttctccaaatatcgtcttttgtgttgcacagaagaaagagtcatatacag GGCGGCATACTGGAACCCCCTGTCCAGGAAACAAGGCATGTGACCACAATACAAGCGAAGTAGAGTTCTTGAAGACAGATTGTGCGGCGTTCCTCACTTCAGGTCTGAAGTACCAGCACCTCAGCCCTCCATCACCTGAGATCGATTATGTCCCCATCAGGGTGGAGTTCAGGGACCAGTCTTCACGAGCTTTGCTGGAG ACTGAGAATATCTGGTTACCAGTACTGATTCAGGGTGCCATGCAGAATCAACCCCCTCATGCTGCCTTCATGTCGATGTTCATCCTGGAGGTGGATCAGTTCATCTTGACTCCCATGACGACCGCTGCCCTGGATGCCAAAGACGATGAGACCCCTCAGGCTCAGCTGATCTTTAACGTGACCAAGCCACCAGCGGAAGGATATATAACTCATTTGGATGATCACACCAAAGTCGCCTCCTCCTTCTCATGGCAAGATCTGAATGAGATGAAGATTGCCTATCAGCCACCAAACAGCAGCTATACAGCCAGGAGAAATTATGAG GTTGAGTTCGAAGCCATTGACGGCTCATTTGCGGCAAGCTCACCAATCCTGATGCACATCTCCATCCGTACAGCAGAGACCAACTCCCCTCGAGTCTCATGGAATATGG GATTGGATCTGTTGGAAGGCCAGTCCAGACCCATCACTTGGGAGAACCTACAGATTGTTGATAATGACAATATAGATGCTGTGACACTCATCGCTATGGATGGGCCTCTAAATGGACACTTAAGTGTTAGAG GTGGCAAAGGTTTCATGTTTAAGGTGAAGGATCTCAGAGAGGGGGTTGTGGTCTATCACCACTCTGACAGCGACACCACCAGGGACTACATCGTCTTCCGCATCACAGATGGCCGCCACAGCATCAGACACAAATTCCCCATCTACGTGCTTCCAAAAGACGACACCCCTCCTTTTCTCATCAATAATGTGGCCTTTGAGGTCCAAGAGGGCGGTTCTGTTCGGGTGGAAGAGTACATGCTAATGGCCTCGGACTTGGATTCCAGCGACGACTATATTCAGTATCAGCTGATCACTTTACCCAGAGCTGGACAGCTGGTGAAAAAAACGTCTAGACATGAACCAG GTGTCCCAGTTAAGAGTTTCTTACAGAGGGACCTGTTTCAGGGCCTCATCTACTACAGGCATTTAGGGGAGGAAGTGTTTGAAGACTCCTTTGATTTCATCCTCTCAGATGCCCGTATGCCTCCAAATCTGTCTGACAGACAT ACGGTGGTGATCCATGTGTTTCCAGTGAAGGACCAGTTGCCTGTGGAAGTTTCTGGAACGGTCCGCTCCATCACTGTGAAAGAAACCGAGGTCGTTTACATCACTCAGAGCCAACTACACTTCAGAGATACAGAGAATCCAGATACTGACCTCATGTATGTGATCACTCGTCCCTGTTTCAGTCCGGGAAACACtag ACTATCAGATGCAGGCAGGCTGTTTTATACTGACAGCACAAATGCGATGAAAAAAGACGCAATGGTTCCAGTGCTCAAGTCATTCACCCAG CATGCAGTGAACCATCACAAAGTCGGTTACATGCCCCCAATAGAGGATATTGGTCCTGACCCCCTCTTTGTGCAGTTTGCATTTTCTGTAAGTGACCAGCAGGGCGGCGCTCTCACAGGGCTCACTTTCAACATCACAGTAACACCCGTTGACAACCAAGCTCCACAA ATGTTCACTAACTTGCTGAGGGTCGAGGAGGGTGGCGGTAGTTTCTTGATGGGGGAACACCTGTTGGTGCAGGATGTGGACAGTTCAGAAGATCAGCTCAGGGTACACGTGAAGACTCAGCCACAGCATGGAAGACTGGAGCTGCAGGGCACCACACTGATGGAAGGAGACGGCTTTAGTCTGCAGGACCTAAAAGCATTGAGGGTCAG ATATATTCATGATGATTCAGAAACCTTGAAGGATAGCATTGGACTCACCATCACCGATGGAATCAACTCGGCGAATGGAGAGCTTTTAGTTCAG atCTTGCCTGTGAACGACGAACCCCCAAAATTAGGTTCAGATTTAAGAGCTGAACTGTCATGCAAAGAGGGCGGTCGCGTCCAGATTACAGTTGAGTACATCTCGGCTACGGATGAGGACAGCGAGGATACTCGTCTAACATACATGTTGGCCCGAACACCTGCACATGGGGTTCTACAGCGAAATGGAGTCACTGTGGACAAGTTCTCTCAGCTGGATGTGCTCAATGGACTCATCTTCTACCTGCACACAG GTGGTGAGATTGGTCCAGATCCTGTGTCAGACACAGTCACACTCATAGTGTCTGATGGAGAGGCTGGAATAATGGATGGCTGTTGCCCCGAGGATGCTCTACCCCCACCTGTCCCCCTGCATGGGACACTTCCGGTCTATGACCTCAACATCACTGTGGTGCCTGTCAACAATCAGATCCCTGCCATAACACTGG GTGGTATGTTTCTGGTAGATGAGGGTTCcagtgcatgtttgtgtggGGGGGTGTTAGAGGCCACTGATCCTGACAGTCATCCGGATCAACTCATCTTTCACTTGGTGACCCCACCGCAATATGGATTCCTGGAGAATGTTCTCCCGTCTCCTGGCTTTGAGAAAAGCAATGCTGGACTCAGAGTTG TTTCTTTTAGCCAGCTTCACCTCAGCTCAGGGTTTATCAACTATGTCCAGTCATTAAACCACGGCGTGGAGCCTACAGCCGATTTCTTCACCATCAGCGTCAGTGATGAGATTCAGAGATCTGCACCATTGCCCTTCTACATCATCATCAACCCTACCAACGATGAAGTGCCATCACTGCTGCTTGGCAACTTCTCA GTCATGGAAGGAGGGATGAAGGACCTCAGTCCTGATATTCTAAACGTAGTGGATGTTGATATCCCAGTAGAAACACTTACAATCACCATCCTGGTTCCTCCCGCCCATGGAACCCTCCTCAATGGCATATATGGTCTTGAGATGAGTCGTTACAAAAGCTTGAGCCCCGAGGACCTAAACCGAACATTGGCGGTTCTTTCTTTTACTATACAGGAGCTACAACAAG GAATGAAGATCATGTATATGCACGATGACACGGAAACCCTCAAGGACACTTTCACCATACAGCTGACAGATGGTGGGCACACAGTCCAGAGGACTGCGTGCGTTCGCATCATACCAGTCAATGATGAAAAGCCACGGCTACTAAA AAATGCAGGTGTTGATGTCCAAACTTTGGAGAAAAAAGTAATCTCTAGTGTGGTGCTAGAAGCAGAGGACCACGACACTCCCGACAACCAACTTTACTTTATACTCAACGCAGGTCCCAGATTTGGCCTTCTTCAACTCTTG ACAGAAGAAGGATGGATTGATCTGAGTCCAGGTCAGAATTTCACCCAGGAGGATGTGGAGATGAACCGCCTCCGGTACACTCACACTAAAATCGTTGGCTTCAAAGGTCACGACAGGCTTCACTTTGTTCTCAGTGATGGGGAAAACACATCACCTCCGCAGACTTTCTTCATCTTGGTTCGGATTGTTCAAAAAG GCGACATTGCTCTCATCACTAAACCTGTAACCCtgatggagggagagagagttaCCCTGACCACTGATATTCTGATGGCCACAGACAGTGGAAGTGCGTCAGATGAgctcatatatactgtatcggTTCTACCTGCACATGGACACCTGCACATGGTTCAGACTCCGGGGGTTCCTGTGTTCTCTTTCACCCAGATGGACGTGGCTGCCAACCGGATGTGCTACACTCATGACAACAGCCGCTTTGCTGACCGCGATTCTTTCAG CTTTGTTGTCACCAATGGCGTGACCTCCAGAAGTGGCAGCGTTCTGTTCATCGTGGAGCACAGTGACCGTATCCCTCCCACCCTGAACATTAACAAAGGCCTTCTGCTCACAGAGGGCACTGTGAAGATCATATCCCATGAGCACTTGAAACTGAATGATCCAGACACAGTTCTGGACAACCTCACCTATATCGTTACTCAAGGCCCACGATATGGGAAGTTGCTCTGGAGAGGATTTCCCCTTTCAAAGCCACGTTTCACGCAAGCGGACATTAACAACATGGATCTAGCTTACCACCATCTGAACGGGCGAGCTAAGATTGACAGGTTCACCTTTCAACCCACTGATGGATCTAACACGGGTTATTTGGAGTATGGACAGCTGAAGAGAGAGCCTGCTGTGTTCACTATACAG ATTGAGATACTGGACAAGACACCACCCAATATTGTAAACAAGGGCATTCCAAGTGCTGTGGAGAGTATTCAAGATGGCAAACAAGGCATCTACATCACTTCCAAAGAACTGCAAGCCACCGACCCAGACAGCCCCGACGACACACTTGAGTTCACAATTCTGAGGCCTCCACATTTCGGTTACTTTGAGAATGCCCTCACAG GTGCCTACATCAAAGGGCGCTTCACCCAGAAGGATGTGAACCAGAAGGCAGTGCGCTATGTCGTACCTGTGGACATGGAAGTGACATCAGACAGCTTTGAGTTCCAAATCACAGATCCAGCAGGAAACACAATGCTTCCTGAAGT GATGGAACTCAGGTGGTCCCGTGTGGAGCTATCTGCTTCCTGTTATCGTGTTTGTGAGAATGCAGGAACTCTCGGTGTGCAGGTGGTACGCAGTGGGAACAGCGTAGATCCAGCGTACGTCGGCATACAG GTGGAAGAGGGCACGGCCAAGGTTGGGAAAGACTTCACTCACAGTTCGGCCAGTCTTATACAGTTTGATCCAG GTGTGCACGTCAAAATGTGGAACATCCACCTCAAAGATGACGGTTTAGAGGAGAACCATGAGAAATTTGAGGTGATTCTAAAAGCTCcaaaaaatgcagttttgggACAAAGGAACAAGGCCACAGTTGAGATTGTGGATCCTAGAAACG GCAGGTGTAATCAAGATGATCTTATTGTTGAAGAAGATGACACAGAACATCCTTTTCTAAGCCCACCAAATGTCCAAGAGCCCGAACCAGCACTGGTTGAGGAATTCACTCCAGACCCAAGAACCAGGATCTTCTCGGACAACTATCCGCAGAGAGGGGACGTCCCATATCGTACCCAGTTTAGCCATTTCGGTGAAGGAGAAGCTTGGGAACAGCTGAGGATTCTGGGTAGAAACAGACACAGA GTGCATCTGCCAGAGGTGGACAACAGAAATCAAGAAAGAGTTTGGACG tttcatGGGCTTTTCCCAGTGAGACGAGAGGAAAAGGCGCCCATTCCTCGTGTCCATTCTGAACTGGAGATCACTCCGATCTGGTCCTGGTCTGGATATTCTGCCGATTCGGAATCAGTCGAGACCCCTCAGAGGGACTCGGCCTCATTTGCAATGAATTCAGGTGTGCAACAACACAAG tctcAGAAGTCTGTTAGCATTGGTTGTCCCAATGGCTGGACTCACCATCGGAGAAACTGCTATATTTTGGGCCCTGGTATTGCTAGCTGGAGCAGCGCGCAACATGCTTGTATGCT GTTTGAAAGTCACTTGACAAGTGTGCACTCCAAGACTGACATGAAGTGGATGTGGAAGTTTGCTGGAAAGCAAGCGTACTGGATCG GACTCACAGGCAGTCATGAAAAGTGGTCTTGGACTGACGGCAGACCTCTGACATTCTCAAAACTCAAGAAGGGACCAGGGACCAACCATCAGGATCCCAACAGCTTGACTGCCACCTGTGTTTTGGTCCAAAGTCAGAAGATGTGGATCCCAAAAAGCTGTATTAACGGATCAGAACACAGATACATTTGTTCAGCACCTGCACAAATCAGTTAA